The following proteins come from a genomic window of Malus sylvestris chromosome 4, drMalSylv7.2, whole genome shotgun sequence:
- the LOC126618394 gene encoding CBS domain-containing protein CBSX6-like yields MASVFLYHVVGDLTVGKPEMVELCETETMEAAIRAIGESTECGIPVWKRKSNVGMVENNEMLQQRFVGILNSLDIVAFFAKSECLEDHDKALKTPVSDVIVPNNSLLKQVDPATRLIDALEMMKHGVKRLIVRKSVVWKGMSKRFSMIYSGKWLKNIDASGSSNNLAANPNRPSSSSTSSTRDKFCCLSREDVIRFLIGCLGALAPLPLSSISSIGAINPNYQFVEASAAAIEATKKLPDDPSAVAVVEQTQDDEYKIIGEISASKLWKCDYLSAAWALANLSAGQFVMGVEDNVSSRSEYNFSVHPTAGNNNQANGGGSARPKKFSSRSIGFNPASPSLGVSRSMYRGRSAPLTCRVTSSLAAVMAQMLSHRATHVWVTQDHSDDIVVGVVGYADIMAAVTKQPASTNPAPGRTTEVAGNDIHH; encoded by the exons ATGGCGTCGGTGTTTCTGTACCATGTTGTGGGTGATCTAACGGTGGGGAAGCCGGAGATGGTGGAGCTCTGCGAGACGGAGACGATGGAGGCGGCCATAAGGGCAATCGGAGAGTCGACGGAATGCGGCATACCGGTGTGGAAGAGGAAATCGAATGTGGGAATGGTCGAAAACAATGAAATGTTGCAGCAGAGGTTTGTGGGAATCCTTAATTCCCTCGACATTGTTGCTTTCTTTGCTAAAAGTGAGTGCCTTGAGGATCATGACAAGGCTTTGAAGACTCCGGTGTCTGATGTTATTGTTCCGAATAATTCTTTGCTCAAGCAGGTTGATCCTGCCACAAG GTTGATAGATGCACTGGAGATGATGAAGCATGGTGTAAAGCGTCTTATTGTTCGAAAGAGTGTGGTATGGAAAGGCATGAGCAAACGTTTCTCTATGATCTATAGTGGTAAGTGGCTCAAGAACATAGATGCTAGTGGCAGCAGCAATAACCTTGCTGCCAATCCCAATCGGCCTTCCTCATCTTCCACTAGCAGTACCCGTGACAAGTTTTGCTGTCTCTCAAGAGAAGATGTCATCCGTTTCCTGATTGGTTGCCTAGGTGCCCTAGCACCTCTTCCACTCTCCTCTATCTCCTCTATTGGAGCAATTAACCCAAACTACCAATTTGTTGAAGCCTCGGCTGCAGCCATTGAAGCCACTAAAAAGCTTCCAGACGACCCTAGTGCAGTTGCTGTTGTCGAACAGACACAGGATGATGAGTATAAGATCATTGGAGAGATCTCTGCCTCCAAACTATGGAAATGTGATTACTTATCAGCAGCATGGGCTTTAGCTAATCTCTCCGCTGGACAGTTTGTGATGGGAGTTGAGGATAATGTGTCCTCAAGGTCGGAATACAATTTCTCTGTGCATCCCACTGCTGGAAATAATAACCAAGCTAATGGTGGCGGGTCAGCAAGGCCGAAGAAGTTCAGTAGCAGGAGTATAGGGTTCAATCCTGCGAGCCCAAGCTTGGGAGTGAGCAGAAGCATGTATAGGGGAAGAAGTGCACCCTTGACCTGTAGGGTTACGAGTTCATTGGCGGCAGTGATGGCTCAGATGTTGTCTCACAGGGCAACACACGTGTGGGTGACCCAGGATCATAGTGATGATATCGTCGTTGGAGTGGTGGGTTATGCAGATATTATGGCTGCTGTCACCAAACAACCAGCCTCCACAAACCCTGCACCAGGGCGGACGACTGAGGTTGCTGGTAATGACATTCACCATTGA